One Gemmatimonadota bacterium DNA window includes the following coding sequences:
- a CDS encoding DUF5916 domain-containing protein: MKPLLLLWMSVQAAAPSLAPDTAGHGRTPPVARAVPAAVAPRVDGHLDDPAWREAPVMDGFRRTRPGDGAPASEHTEVRVTFTREALYVGARLSARDGGTVSRLRGRRDSFGLFNDQFLVMLDSQHDHRTAYVFGVTPAGGRNDLIAPNDSESGMDMTWDPVWEAATRVDSAGWTAEIRIPFTQLRFAGGGAAPVWGVQFRRDIVAAGEVVDWAWTPPTEPGFASRFGHLEGLLGLEAPDRLEILPYTVASGSFDARADPTSPFDDGSVYGLSGGLDLKYGLTGSLTLDATFNPDFGQVEADPAVVNLSAFEQFFEERRPFFVEGASAFDFGGLSSMRFFYTRRVGRAPSLGASGLFVDAPSASTILGAAKVSGRTPSGWTVGVLNATTDREHARVIESPGGPVVEVPVEPRTNLSVVRVRRDFNASGSEVGLIVTNSLREQGGPAFDVLRDGAVTGGIDFVRRWGNRAHALRGWVGASHVRGPAAAILRAQRSSARFFQRPDQDHLELDPESTALGGWGAELELVKEAGDWIYSLNGQSLSPGFELNDAGFQNQADRHVLFGLLRRRWLSPSATFRSLRVSGQAFSFWDFGGTRTGTNVRVDLSGQTQGFRSFDLALRRDLEALSTRETRGGPRMVQPAGWFVSGGVSSDDRRGVSGGLRATWTESEVGSWSVALTPSLAGRGSGWWSWSVAAAYRRSEDDAFYVTQAADAAASATFGARYLFAGLERESLEATLRVDLALTPALTVQLYAQPFVSNGDYEAFRALRRPASYDFLPYGSEGSTLRFDEGSGRYSADADGPGPAPALAFADPDFRVRSLRGNLVVRWEYRPGSTLFLVWSQNRSDRSTDPTLEPWSDLGRAWTDLGRNVFLIKANYWLGS, encoded by the coding sequence GTGAAGCCGCTCCTGCTGCTGTGGATGAGCGTCCAGGCCGCTGCTCCCTCGCTCGCGCCGGACACGGCCGGGCACGGACGGACGCCGCCGGTCGCGCGGGCGGTGCCCGCCGCCGTGGCACCACGGGTGGACGGGCACCTCGACGACCCCGCATGGCGGGAAGCCCCGGTGATGGACGGATTCCGACGCACCCGGCCCGGAGACGGAGCGCCGGCGAGCGAACACACCGAAGTGCGCGTCACCTTCACGCGCGAGGCGCTGTACGTGGGCGCGCGGCTCTCCGCGCGCGACGGGGGCACCGTCTCGCGGCTCCGCGGGCGGCGCGACTCCTTCGGGCTGTTCAACGACCAGTTCCTGGTCATGCTCGATTCGCAGCACGACCACCGCACGGCGTACGTGTTCGGGGTCACACCGGCGGGAGGGCGCAACGACCTGATCGCGCCCAACGACAGCGAGAGCGGGATGGACATGACCTGGGATCCGGTGTGGGAGGCCGCCACCCGGGTCGACTCCGCGGGGTGGACGGCCGAGATCCGGATCCCGTTCACGCAGCTCCGCTTCGCGGGAGGTGGGGCCGCTCCCGTCTGGGGCGTCCAGTTCCGGCGCGACATCGTCGCAGCGGGGGAAGTGGTCGATTGGGCCTGGACGCCCCCCACCGAGCCCGGGTTCGCGTCCCGCTTCGGCCATCTCGAGGGCCTCCTGGGGCTCGAAGCACCCGACCGGCTGGAGATCCTTCCCTACACGGTGGCCAGCGGCTCCTTCGATGCGCGCGCCGATCCGACGAGCCCGTTCGACGACGGGAGCGTCTACGGCCTGTCCGGCGGGCTGGACCTGAAGTACGGGCTGACGGGATCGCTCACGCTCGACGCCACCTTCAATCCCGACTTCGGGCAGGTGGAGGCGGACCCGGCGGTAGTGAACCTCAGCGCCTTCGAGCAGTTCTTCGAGGAGCGCCGCCCGTTCTTCGTCGAGGGCGCGAGTGCCTTCGACTTCGGCGGTCTGAGCAGCATGCGCTTCTTCTACACGCGCCGCGTCGGGCGCGCGCCGAGCCTGGGTGCCTCCGGCCTGTTCGTCGACGCGCCGTCCGCCTCCACGATCCTCGGTGCCGCCAAGGTGTCGGGGCGCACGCCGTCCGGATGGACCGTGGGCGTCCTGAACGCCACCACGGACCGCGAGCACGCGCGTGTGATCGAGAGCCCCGGTGGCCCCGTCGTCGAGGTACCGGTCGAGCCGCGCACGAACCTGTCCGTGGTGCGGGTCCGCCGGGACTTCAACGCGAGCGGCAGCGAGGTGGGCCTCATCGTGACGAACAGCCTGCGCGAGCAGGGCGGCCCGGCGTTCGACGTCCTGCGGGACGGTGCCGTCACCGGTGGCATCGACTTCGTGCGCCGCTGGGGCAACCGCGCCCACGCGCTGCGCGGCTGGGTGGGCGCCTCGCACGTGCGCGGGCCCGCCGCCGCCATCCTGCGGGCGCAGCGTTCGTCCGCCCGGTTCTTCCAGCGCCCGGATCAGGACCATCTCGAGCTCGACCCGGAGTCCACCGCGCTCGGCGGCTGGGGCGCCGAGCTGGAGTTGGTGAAGGAGGCGGGGGATTGGATCTACAGCCTGAACGGCCAATCGCTCTCGCCCGGATTCGAGCTCAATGACGCCGGATTCCAGAACCAGGCCGACCGCCACGTCCTGTTCGGGCTGCTGAGGCGCCGCTGGCTGAGCCCGAGCGCCACGTTCCGTTCGTTGCGCGTCAGCGGGCAGGCCTTCTCGTTCTGGGACTTCGGCGGGACCCGCACCGGTACGAACGTGCGCGTGGATCTGAGCGGGCAGACGCAGGGCTTCCGCAGCTTCGACCTCGCGCTCCGCCGCGACCTGGAGGCGCTGAGCACGCGCGAGACCCGAGGTGGGCCGCGCATGGTGCAGCCGGCGGGTTGGTTCGTCTCCGGCGGGGTGTCGAGCGACGACCGCCGCGGCGTGTCGGGCGGGTTGCGCGCCACCTGGACGGAGTCCGAGGTCGGATCGTGGTCGGTGGCGCTGACGCCGTCGCTCGCGGGGCGGGGGAGCGGCTGGTGGAGCTGGAGCGTGGCGGCGGCCTATCGCAGGAGCGAGGACGACGCCTTCTACGTGACACAGGCCGCGGATGCCGCGGCGAGCGCGACCTTCGGCGCGCGCTACCTGTTCGCGGGCCTGGAGCGGGAGAGCCTGGAGGCCACGCTGCGCGTGGATCTCGCGCTCACGCCCGCGCTCACGGTCCAGCTCTATGCGCAGCCCTTCGTGTCGAACGGGGACTACGAGGCCTTCCGCGCCCTGCGTCGGCCCGCGAGCTACGACTTCCTGCCGTACGGAAGCGAAGGGTCCACGCTCCGCTTCGACGAGGGGAGCGGTCGCTACTCCGCCGACGCCGATGGGCCCGGGCCCGCGCCCGCCCTCGCGTTCGCCGATCCCGACTTCCGGGTGCGCTCCCTGCGCGGCAACCTGGTGGTGCGCTGGGAGTACCGGCCGGGCTCCACGCTCTTCCTGGTGTGGAGCCAGAACCGCTCGGATCGCAGCACCGACCCCACCCTCGAGCCGTGGTCCGATCTGGGCCGCGCCTGGACGGACCTCGGGCGCAACGTGTTCCTGATCAAGGCGAACTACTGGCTGGGATCGTGA
- a CDS encoding cytochrome C oxidase subunit II yields the protein MIERLILQASDYAASIDGLILLIAVLTGFWFLAAEFMFFWLILRFRAKDGVKSQYITGKEKHLKRWITIPHALVLVCDIFIVAGAVRVWYNIKQNLPEADATVRVIGQQWAWVFQHPGADNELDTPDDIWTTDELHVQNDQVYHYQLQSRDVLHDFSVPVFRLKQDAVPGRTITGWFRPTRAGTYDIQCAEICGIGHGVMFGRIVVEDANEHAAWVAANTPVNSQ from the coding sequence ATGATCGAACGACTGATCCTGCAGGCGTCGGACTACGCCGCCTCCATCGATGGGCTGATCCTGCTCATCGCGGTGCTGACCGGCTTCTGGTTCCTGGCGGCCGAGTTCATGTTCTTCTGGCTGATCCTGCGCTTCCGCGCCAAGGACGGCGTGAAGAGCCAGTACATCACGGGCAAGGAGAAGCACCTCAAGCGCTGGATCACCATCCCCCACGCGCTGGTGCTGGTCTGCGACATCTTCATCGTCGCGGGCGCGGTCCGGGTCTGGTACAACATCAAGCAGAACCTCCCCGAGGCCGACGCCACCGTCCGCGTGATCGGACAGCAGTGGGCCTGGGTCTTCCAGCACCCGGGGGCGGACAACGAGCTCGACACCCCGGACGACATCTGGACCACGGACGAGCTGCACGTCCAGAACGACCAGGTCTACCACTACCAGCTGCAGTCGCGGGACGTGCTGCACGACTTCTCCGTCCCCGTCTTCCGTCTCAAGCAGGACGCGGTGCCCGGCCGCACCATCACCGGGTGGTTCCGGCCCACACGGGCAGGGACCTATGACATCCAGTGCGCCGAGATCTGCGGGATCGGCCACGGGGTGATGTTCGGCCGCATCGTGGTCGAAGACGCGAACGAGCATGCCGCTTGGGTCGCCGCCAACACCCCAGTGAACTCGCAGTAG
- a CDS encoding cytochrome C oxidase subunit IV family protein, with protein MSEHSEHHINYTRIYIILLVLLIVSIIGPEIGIRWLTLITAFGIALVKANLVIQNFMHLRTERRIMKWLLAASLVLMFLMFFAVAPDVMRHTGTNWQNDAAQAAIERGVGGGEHGGEAAH; from the coding sequence ATGAGCGAACATTCCGAGCACCACATCAACTACACCAGGATCTACATCATCCTCCTGGTGCTCCTGATCGTGTCGATCATCGGACCCGAGATCGGGATCCGGTGGCTGACCCTGATCACCGCCTTCGGAATCGCGCTGGTGAAGGCGAACCTGGTGATCCAGAACTTCATGCACCTGCGCACGGAGCGCCGCATCATGAAGTGGCTGCTCGCCGCGTCGCTGGTGTTGATGTTCCTGATGTTCTTCGCCGTGGCGCCGGACGTCATGCGCCACACCGGCACGAACTGGCAGAACGATGCTGCCCAGGCCGCCATCGAGCGCGGCGTGGGGGGCGGCGAGCACGGGGGTGAGGCGGCACACTAG
- a CDS encoding cytochrome c oxidase subunit 3, producing the protein MKPIATTRYATGIPTGRLAIWWILASEVVIFGGLIAAYLMFRLGHPEWAEASAVTNMWIGAFNTFVLLSSSFTAVLAHQAAEQGDGPKAARLLSFTILGALIFLGVKSFEWYSEISHGYTITANGFWSFYYTAAGLHALHVIAGAVIMGFIARDARKNRELQRVELIGIYWHFVDVVWIFLFPLLYIAK; encoded by the coding sequence GTGAAGCCCATCGCCACCACCCGTTACGCCACCGGGATCCCCACCGGCCGCCTGGCCATCTGGTGGATCCTGGCCTCCGAGGTCGTCATCTTCGGCGGCCTCATCGCGGCCTATCTGATGTTCCGGCTCGGCCATCCCGAGTGGGCCGAGGCCTCCGCGGTCACCAACATGTGGATCGGGGCGTTCAACACGTTCGTGCTGCTGTCCTCCAGCTTCACGGCCGTGCTGGCCCACCAGGCCGCCGAGCAGGGGGACGGCCCCAAGGCGGCCCGCCTGCTCTCCTTCACCATCCTGGGCGCGCTGATCTTCCTGGGGGTCAAGTCCTTCGAGTGGTACTCCGAGATCAGCCACGGCTACACCATCACGGCCAACGGCTTCTGGAGCTTCTACTACACGGCCGCCGGGCTGCACGCCCTGCACGTGATCGCCGGCGCCGTCATCATGGGCTTCATCGCCCGGGATGCCCGCAAGAACCGTGAGCTGCAGCGCGTCGAGTTGATCGGGATCTACTGGCACTTCGTGGACGTGGTCTGGATCTTCCTGTTCCCCCTGCTGTACATCGCGAAGTAG
- a CDS encoding cbb3-type cytochrome c oxidase subunit I, protein MAHAAATEVHGHDAHAHEHHGPTGILKYIWSTDHKIIAMQYLFTGMAMGVIGGLMAYVFRMQLAFPGMPVPGFGTVSPGEYNALVTNHGSIMIFWVAMPVLIAAFGNYLIPLMIGADDMVFPRINRLSYQVFLVSAILLLLSLVVEGGGFGGAWTSYPPLSANETYNLTPLGSSLWLTAVALEFVAFLLGGINFITTLMNSRAPGMKAYDIPLVVWMIVIASILFMLSVGPLIAGAVMLLFDQTIGTGFYDPLRGGDPILWQHLFWFFGHPEVYVVLLPAIGIVIEIVATFARKKLFGYKIMLYTAVATGVLSFFVWAHHQFIAGIDPRMANIFTVTTLLISVPIAELLFVMIATLYGGSITLNTPMLWALAFIAEFLIGGVTGIFLGASGADVYLHDTYFVLAHFHYTFFPIAIIGTFAALSYWFPKMFGRMMNDRLGKIHFWGTIIPFNFIFIPLFVLGLGGQHRRIYNFQNFPELAAMQPFRVLATVSLIIMLLFQIVFFYNLFHSMRKGEKAGKNPWKANTLEWTTESPPPHGNWPANEMPRVYRGPYEYAHPDREEDYWPQNLPA, encoded by the coding sequence ATGGCTCACGCCGCCGCCACCGAGGTCCACGGGCACGACGCCCACGCCCACGAGCACCACGGGCCCACCGGGATCCTCAAGTACATCTGGTCGACCGACCACAAGATCATCGCCATGCAGTACCTCTTCACCGGCATGGCGATGGGTGTGATCGGCGGCCTGATGGCGTACGTCTTCCGTATGCAGCTGGCCTTCCCGGGGATGCCGGTGCCGGGCTTCGGCACGGTCTCCCCCGGCGAGTACAACGCGCTGGTCACCAACCACGGATCGATCATGATCTTCTGGGTGGCCATGCCGGTGCTGATCGCCGCGTTCGGGAACTACCTGATCCCGCTGATGATCGGCGCGGACGACATGGTGTTCCCGCGCATCAACCGCCTGTCGTACCAGGTGTTCCTGGTCAGCGCCATCCTGCTGCTCCTCTCGCTGGTGGTGGAGGGGGGTGGGTTCGGTGGTGCCTGGACGTCGTATCCGCCGCTGTCGGCCAACGAGACCTACAACCTCACGCCGCTGGGCTCGAGCCTGTGGCTCACGGCCGTCGCGCTGGAGTTCGTGGCCTTCCTGTTGGGCGGGATCAACTTCATCACCACCCTGATGAACTCGCGCGCGCCCGGGATGAAGGCCTACGACATCCCGCTCGTCGTGTGGATGATCGTCATCGCCAGCATCCTGTTCATGCTGTCGGTCGGACCCCTCATCGCCGGCGCGGTGATGCTGCTGTTCGATCAGACCATCGGAACGGGATTCTACGACCCCCTGCGGGGCGGTGACCCGATCCTGTGGCAGCACCTGTTCTGGTTCTTCGGACACCCCGAGGTCTACGTGGTGCTCCTGCCCGCGATCGGGATCGTGATCGAGATCGTGGCCACGTTCGCCCGCAAGAAGCTCTTCGGCTACAAGATCATGCTGTACACGGCGGTCGCGACCGGCGTGTTGAGCTTCTTCGTGTGGGCCCACCACCAGTTCATCGCGGGGATCGACCCCCGGATGGCCAACATCTTCACGGTCACCACGCTCCTCATCTCGGTGCCCATCGCCGAGCTGCTCTTCGTGATGATCGCCACGCTCTACGGCGGCTCCATCACGCTGAACACGCCCATGCTGTGGGCGCTCGCCTTCATCGCCGAGTTCCTCATCGGAGGTGTGACGGGCATCTTCCTGGGCGCGAGCGGCGCGGACGTCTACCTGCACGACACCTACTTCGTGCTGGCACACTTCCACTACACGTTCTTCCCGATCGCCATCATCGGGACGTTCGCCGCGCTGAGTTACTGGTTCCCGAAGATGTTCGGGCGCATGATGAACGACCGCCTCGGCAAGATCCACTTCTGGGGCACCATCATCCCGTTCAACTTCATCTTCATCCCGCTGTTCGTGCTCGGGCTGGGCGGGCAGCACCGCCGGATCTACAACTTCCAGAACTTCCCCGAGCTGGCGGCCATGCAGCCGTTCCGGGTGTTGGCCACGGTGTCGCTGATCATCATGCTGCTCTTCCAGATCGTGTTCTTCTACAACCTCTTCCACAGCATGCGGAAGGGCGAGAAGGCCGGGAAGAACCCCTGGAAGGCCAACACGCTGGAGTGGACCACGGAGTCGCCGCCCCCGCACGGCAACTGGCCGGCGAACGAGATGCCGCGTGTCTACCGGGGCCCGTACGAGTACGCGCACCCGGATCGCGAAGAAGACTACTGGCCGCAGAACCTTCCTGCCTGA
- a CDS encoding cupin domain-containing protein — translation MSHKHVRDIPAQTVKAGTGAQMQVLIGSDQGPHFAMRRFVMDPGGGMPLHTNAVEHEQYVLGGRGRVTIGDQVVEVTRDDVLYIPAGVPHSYDSLGPEPFEFICVVPNQPDRIELVEPAC, via the coding sequence ATGAGCCACAAGCACGTTCGCGACATTCCCGCCCAGACCGTGAAGGCGGGCACCGGCGCCCAGATGCAGGTGCTGATCGGGAGCGATCAGGGTCCCCACTTCGCCATGCGCCGGTTCGTGATGGATCCGGGGGGTGGGATGCCGCTGCACACCAACGCCGTCGAGCACGAGCAGTACGTCCTGGGCGGACGCGGCCGCGTGACCATCGGCGACCAGGTGGTCGAGGTCACCCGCGACGACGTGCTGTACATCCCGGCGGGAGTGCCTCACTCCTACGATTCGCTGGGTCCGGAGCCCTTCGAGTTCATCTGCGTGGTGCCCAACCAACCGGATCGGATCGAGCTGGTCGAGCCGGCCTGCTGA
- a CDS encoding c-type cytochrome, which yields MDRTRIVRLGTGLMALLGTVACGAAPSQGVARGEAIFDTCVPCHGAAGEGNLALGAPAIAGLPEYYVAAQLQSFQANWRGAHPFDTVGIRMKSMVQALDLEGDLESVAQYVATLPGVDPATTLHGDPEAGRASYQVCVACHGPDGKGVEAVRSPPLVGQHDWYLLAQFQKFRKGWRGADPQDAFGQTMRPNSMLLDDEQVTDVIAYIQTLQ from the coding sequence ATGGACCGAACTCGGATTGTGCGGCTCGGCACGGGGCTGATGGCCCTGCTGGGCACCGTGGCCTGCGGAGCGGCCCCCTCGCAGGGAGTGGCGCGTGGCGAGGCCATCTTCGACACGTGCGTGCCGTGCCACGGCGCGGCCGGGGAAGGCAACCTGGCGCTGGGCGCGCCGGCCATCGCCGGGCTCCCCGAGTATTACGTCGCGGCCCAGCTCCAGAGCTTCCAGGCGAATTGGCGCGGCGCCCACCCGTTCGACACGGTCGGCATCCGCATGAAGTCCATGGTGCAGGCCTTGGATCTCGAGGGGGACCTGGAGTCGGTCGCGCAGTACGTGGCCACGCTCCCCGGAGTGGACCCGGCGACCACGCTCCACGGGGACCCCGAAGCGGGCCGCGCCAGCTACCAGGTCTGCGTCGCCTGCCACGGTCCCGACGGAAAGGGAGTCGAGGCGGTGCGCTCCCCGCCGCTGGTGGGACAGCACGACTGGTACCTCCTGGCCCAGTTCCAGAAGTTCCGCAAAGGCTGGCGCGGCGCCGATCCCCAGGACGCCTTCGGCCAGACGATGCGCCCCAACTCGATGCTGCTCGACGACGAGCAGGTCACCGACGTCATCGCCTACATCCAGACGCTGCAGTAG